In one window of Scylla paramamosain isolate STU-SP2022 chromosome 36, ASM3559412v1, whole genome shotgun sequence DNA:
- the LOC135091087 gene encoding uncharacterized protein LOC135091087 translates to MATLRSGKQVCGSDGGGGGSGGEVDGRDREAVQAADIKEKRNARTSKVLFGSLILDLLGLKVVLPVCPALLDCYSKHNTSGLYSSQLSCVTYYQHIIGFAARFHSVLFGTDWRDIQHRLHRRAHCGGCVLPLGKYWVVRGLGCLRTHSHCG, encoded by the exons ATGGCAACCCTCCGATCCGGCAAGCAAGTTTGTggcagcgatggcggtggcggcggcagtggtggtgaggtggacggcagggacagagaggcagtacaggctgcggacatcaaggagaag aggaacgcacggacaagcaaggtgttattcggcagtctgatcctggacctgCTCGGCTTGAAGGTGGTGCTGCCCGTGTGTCCTGCTCTCCTCGACTGTTACTCCAAGCACAACACCAgcggcttgtattcctctcaGCTCTCCTGTGTGACTTATTACCAGCATATCATCGGTTTCGCTGCGAGGTTCCATTCTGTCTTGTTTG gcactgattggcgtgacattcagCATAGGCTTCACCGTCGGGCACACTGTGGGGGCTGCGTTCTCCCGCTGGGGAAGTACTGGGTGGTTCGCGGCCTCGGCTGTCTACGCACGCACTCTCACTGTggctaa